In one window of Limisphaera ngatamarikiensis DNA:
- a CDS encoding cellulase family glycosylhydrolase: protein MTPIVEGPEPGSLAVRAIRCGWMPPGRGQARLRSLSGLVCVLAGAVLFAVGVPTVAGEGQLPKVRVRSDGRGFVTSDGRPFVPVGVNYFRPGTGWAPQVWKQFDEEATRRDFARLRALGANCVRVFLTYGSFHVEPGRLSEEGLARFDRFLALAEEAGLYVHPTGPDHWEGLPPWARVDRIADEQVLTALERWWRQWAARYRGRSVIFAYDLLNEPEVGWDTRAMHVRWNAWLKAKYGGAGGARGSGVTTEPLLGSGDLPVPARDAAPGRELLDFQHCREQVAVEWTRRQVEAIRSADPEALVTVGLIQWSVPVCIAGAWHYSGFRPELIAPWVDFMEVHFYPLARGFYQYRSVEEEAQNLAYLDLVVGEVSRPGKPVVLAEFGWYGGGQPSLDGGPYAFASEEQQARWCRQVMERTAGPVCGWLNWGLYDHPEARDVTQLTGLLTAEGREKAWAREFRILAERWRVGLPAVKPARRSGPPLDWDRLITDPAAREAVYRERIVDRASVSAGAGPDR from the coding sequence ATGACCCCCATTGTTGAAGGGCCGGAGCCCGGGTCGCTTGCCGTGAGGGCGATCCGATGCGGGTGGATGCCGCCGGGGCGCGGGCAGGCCCGACTGCGGTCGCTCTCGGGTTTGGTTTGTGTGCTGGCAGGTGCGGTTTTGTTTGCGGTTGGGGTGCCGACGGTGGCCGGGGAGGGGCAATTGCCGAAGGTCCGGGTCCGTTCGGATGGGCGCGGGTTCGTTACGTCGGACGGACGTCCTTTCGTTCCCGTGGGGGTGAACTATTTCCGGCCCGGCACGGGTTGGGCGCCGCAGGTTTGGAAACAGTTTGATGAGGAGGCAACCCGTCGGGATTTTGCGCGGTTGCGTGCGCTTGGCGCCAACTGTGTGCGGGTGTTTCTGACGTACGGTTCGTTCCATGTCGAACCGGGGCGGCTGTCGGAGGAAGGGCTGGCCAGGTTCGACCGGTTCCTGGCCCTGGCGGAGGAGGCGGGGTTGTACGTGCATCCCACCGGTCCCGATCATTGGGAGGGTTTGCCGCCGTGGGCCCGTGTGGATCGGATCGCGGACGAGCAGGTGTTGACGGCGCTGGAGCGGTGGTGGCGGCAATGGGCGGCGCGGTATCGGGGTCGGTCGGTCATTTTCGCCTATGATTTGCTGAACGAGCCGGAGGTGGGCTGGGACACCCGGGCGATGCACGTCCGGTGGAATGCGTGGTTGAAAGCCAAGTACGGCGGGGCAGGTGGCGCGCGCGGCTCGGGGGTTACAACCGAACCTCTGTTGGGTTCGGGCGATTTGCCCGTACCGGCACGGGATGCCGCGCCGGGGCGGGAACTGCTGGATTTCCAACATTGCCGCGAGCAGGTGGCGGTGGAATGGACCCGCCGGCAGGTGGAGGCCATCCGGTCGGCCGACCCGGAGGCCTTGGTGACGGTGGGGCTGATCCAGTGGTCGGTCCCGGTCTGCATTGCCGGCGCGTGGCATTACTCGGGGTTCCGGCCCGAGCTCATTGCGCCCTGGGTGGACTTCATGGAGGTGCACTTTTATCCCTTGGCCCGGGGCTTTTACCAGTATCGCAGTGTGGAGGAAGAGGCGCAGAACCTGGCGTACCTCGATCTTGTGGTGGGCGAGGTGTCGCGACCGGGTAAACCGGTGGTGTTGGCCGAATTTGGCTGGTACGGCGGGGGCCAACCTTCATTGGATGGAGGTCCTTACGCCTTTGCCAGTGAGGAACAGCAGGCGCGGTGGTGTCGGCAGGTGATGGAACGGACGGCCGGTCCGGTGTGTGGGTGGTTGAACTGGGGCTTGTACGATCATCCGGAAGCACGCGATGTGACGCAACTGACGGGTTTACTGACGGCGGAGGGGCGGGAAAAGGCGTGGGCTCGTGAGTTTCGGATTCTGGCCGAACGCTGGCGGGTGGGGTTGCCTGCGGTGAAGCCGGCGAGGCGGAGCGGTCCGCCCCTGGACTGGGACCGGCTGATCACGGATCCGGCGGCGCGCGAGGCCGTTTACAGGGAGCGGATCGTCGATCGGGCCTCCGTTTCTGCAGGTGCCGGGCCGGATCGTTGA
- a CDS encoding RtcB family protein yields MSITEQELRSLGVPEGEPLQQAVALVRAWEAAGKDPEQMRSDIKAVLADPEPFRGDPELGRLARALSATPTIPLPNSAGAPWRQWGQKLDAEAVQQMERACRLPIALAGALMPDAHVGYGLPIGGVLATDNAVIPFGVGVDIACRMKLSVLDIPVHDLERRKDRLIRAIEAETRFGVGATFQHRRDHPVMDEDWSVSPVTRQYKDRAWAQLGTSGSGNHFVEFGILTLHEPLRGLPPGQYVALLSHSGSRGTGAAVCDYYSRLAQSRHPKLPRELKHLAWLDLDTAEGQEYWAAMELMGKYAAANHACIHKHIAQNLGVPVLLELENHHNFAWKERHRIGGREREVIVHRKGATPAGPGVLGIIPGSMASPAFIVRGKGNPASLHSAAHGAGRVMSRTAAMKRFSWKEVQRYLKERGITLISAGLDEVPMVYKDIHEVMAAQADLVEIVAQFDPRLVKMAPHGERPED; encoded by the coding sequence ATGTCGATCACGGAACAAGAACTCCGGTCCCTGGGGGTGCCCGAAGGTGAACCCCTGCAACAGGCCGTTGCACTGGTCCGGGCATGGGAGGCCGCGGGCAAAGACCCGGAACAGATGCGGTCCGACATCAAGGCCGTACTGGCCGACCCCGAACCGTTCCGGGGCGATCCGGAGCTCGGGCGCCTTGCCCGCGCCCTTTCCGCCACTCCCACCATCCCCCTGCCCAACTCCGCTGGCGCGCCCTGGCGCCAATGGGGCCAGAAACTTGACGCCGAGGCCGTCCAACAAATGGAACGGGCCTGCCGCCTGCCCATCGCCCTCGCCGGTGCCCTCATGCCCGACGCCCACGTCGGGTACGGCCTGCCCATCGGCGGTGTACTGGCCACTGACAACGCCGTCATCCCCTTCGGCGTCGGCGTGGACATCGCCTGTCGGATGAAACTCAGTGTCCTGGACATACCGGTCCACGACCTCGAACGGCGCAAGGACCGTCTCATTCGCGCCATCGAAGCCGAAACCCGGTTCGGCGTCGGCGCCACCTTCCAACACCGTCGCGACCACCCGGTCATGGACGAGGACTGGTCCGTCAGCCCCGTCACCCGTCAGTACAAAGACCGTGCCTGGGCCCAGCTCGGCACCAGCGGCAGCGGCAATCACTTCGTCGAGTTCGGCATCCTCACCCTGCACGAACCTTTGCGCGGCCTGCCGCCCGGCCAGTACGTCGCCCTCCTCAGCCACAGCGGCAGTCGCGGCACCGGCGCCGCCGTTTGCGATTACTACAGTCGCCTCGCCCAGAGCAGACACCCCAAACTGCCCAGGGAACTCAAACACCTGGCCTGGCTGGACCTCGACACTGCCGAAGGCCAGGAATACTGGGCCGCCATGGAGCTCATGGGCAAATACGCCGCCGCCAACCACGCCTGCATCCACAAGCACATCGCCCAAAACCTCGGTGTACCCGTGCTCCTGGAGCTGGAAAACCATCACAACTTCGCCTGGAAAGAACGCCACCGCATCGGCGGCAGGGAACGCGAGGTGATCGTCCATCGCAAAGGTGCCACACCTGCCGGACCCGGCGTGCTGGGCATCATCCCGGGGTCCATGGCTTCGCCGGCCTTCATTGTTCGCGGCAAGGGCAACCCGGCTTCGCTCCACTCGGCCGCCCATGGCGCCGGCCGCGTCATGAGCCGCACCGCCGCCATGAAAAGGTTCAGTTGGAAAGAGGTTCAGCGCTACCTCAAGGAACGCGGCATCACCCTCATCTCGGCTGGTCTGGACGAGGTCCCCATGGTCTACAAGGACATCCACGAGGTCATGGCCGCCCAGGCCGATCTGGTCGAAATCGTTGCCCAATTCGATCCGCGCCTGGTCAAAATGGCGCCCCACGGCGAACGACCCGAAGACTGA